The genomic stretch AAGGCTCATTAAATTAATATTAAATTATCTGCCTTCAAACGATGATTTTGCTACTTTTTCAAGAATAGAATCCATACGTAAGGGAGTGGTTCAGACCGAACCGACGACTTGGATTCTTGATATAGGTCAGGGTATCGTTTGTATGCGGGAATATAACAGTATTATTTTTACTGCCCGGAAGTCTGTATCTGAGCATTACAGTTATCAGTTGCATTCTCCAGATGGAGAATCATTTCTCTATCTGAATGAGATTAAAAGAACCATTCATTTGGCTCATTCAAAGGGGATGTGCAGGCCGCTTTCTGCTAATGAAGCACAGTTTGATTTGAGCAAACTTCATTGGCCGCTTACCGTAAGAGCACGATTGCCTGGAGATACCATGAAAGTAATGGGATTAAACGGAAGTAAAAAGGTGAAAGATATTTTTATCGACGCCAAAATTCCGCCGTCCCTGCGTTCTCGTATCCCCCTCGTGTGTGATGTTGAAGGAAACATCCTCTGGATTCCGGGCGTAAGACGCTCCATCCATGCTCCCGTTACCGATCAATCTGCACAGGTCATTCAAATGTGGATCGAGTAGCTATTACGCGCAGACGGTTGGCAGTAATGGTGCAGATAAGACTTTCATAGTATAACTTTAGGGGGTTCACTAACGTTGCAGAACGATATTCAAGAAATTTTAATTAGTGAAGAAGAAATTCAAGGTAAAATCAAGGAATTAGGCGAAGTATTAAGCAAGGAATTCGCTGATCGTAATCCTTTAGTGATTTGTGTACTTAAAGGTGCGTTTATATTTATGGCTGATTTGGTTAAAAACATAACAGTGCCTCTTGAAATGGACTTTATGGCTGTATCAAGTTATGGCGCTTCTACCAAGTCTTCCGGTGTAGTCAAGATCATCAAGGATTTAGACCAATCCGTTGAGGGCCGGGATGTTCTTATTGTAGAAGATATTATCGACAGCGGGCTTACGCTAAGCCATCTGATTGAACTTCTACGGAACAGAGGTGCTAAATCGACAACGGTGGTTACCTTGTTTGATAAGCCGTCTGGCCGTTCTGTTGATCTTGAAGCGGATTATACGGGCTTTGTCCTGCCAGATGCATTTGTAGTTGGCTACGGTTTGGATTATGCTGAACATTACCGGAACCTGCCTTATATCGGGATTCTGAAACCGGAGATTTACAGTAACTAAAATCCCGGCAGAATAATGATAGAATCGCGTTTGCCCATTTGTTGAGAAGGGCAGAATGGCTATGGTAAAATAACTAAGGTGTCTCGAGAGGAGGTAGGGGATGAATCGGTTCATCCGGAATTCTGGTTTTTATCTAATTTTATTTTTAGTTGTAGTCGGCATCTACCAGGTTATTAATGGTGGAAGTGAAGCGGCTGATACCCCTAAATACAACGAGTTTCGTCAGGAATTATCTGCAAATAACGTAGAGAATTTAAGCATTCAGTTTGATGGATATGCTTACCAGGTAACGGGACAGTATGTAACCCCGCCTGCTGAAAAAGCCAAGAACTTTATTACTTACATTCCTGCTACGGATGCTGCAGTCCAAGAAATTGCAGATGCCAGTGAAGCGAACGGAATAGCAATGGAAGCGAAACCGATGAAGGGTGACAGTATTTGGCTGACACTACTAACGTCGTTTATACCTCTTATTTTGATGTTTGTCCTCTTCTTCTTCCTGTTTAATCAGGCGCAAGGCGGCGGCGGCAAAGTGATGAACTTTGGTAAGAGCCGTGCACGTTTATATAATGAAGAGAAGAAAAAAGTTACTTTTGAAGATGTTGCAGGAGCGGACGAAGAGAAGCAAGAGCTTGTCGAAGTTGTTGAGTTCCTGAAAGATCCTCGTAAATTCGCAGCAGTAGGTGCTAGAATTCCAAAAGGGGTTCTACTGAATGGTCCTCCGGGAACAGGTAAAACACTCCTTGCACGAGCTGTCGCTGGGGAAGCGGGCGTACCGTTCTTCAGTATCTCGGGTTCTGACTTCGTCGAAATGTTTGTCGGTGTCGGTGCATCCCGTGTGCGTGACTTGTTTGAAAATGCGAAGAAAAATGCTCCATGTATCATCTTTATTGATGAGATTGATGCGGTTGGTCGTCAGCGTGGTGCTGGACTCGGCGGTGGACATGATGAGCGTGAGCAGACACTAAACCAATTGCTCGTTGAGATGGATGGTTTCGGAGCAAACGAAGGTATTATTATCATTGCTGCAACAAACCGTCAAGATATTCTTGACCCTGCACTTCTTCGTCCAGGTCGTTTTGACCGTCAAATTACAGTTGACCGTCCTGATGTAAAAGGCCGTGAAGCTGTTCTTAAAGTACATGCTCGTAAC from Paenibacillus polygoni encodes the following:
- the hpt gene encoding hypoxanthine phosphoribosyltransferase, producing MQNDIQEILISEEEIQGKIKELGEVLSKEFADRNPLVICVLKGAFIFMADLVKNITVPLEMDFMAVSSYGASTKSSGVVKIIKDLDQSVEGRDVLIVEDIIDSGLTLSHLIELLRNRGAKSTTVVTLFDKPSGRSVDLEADYTGFVLPDAFVVGYGLDYAEHYRNLPYIGILKPEIYSN
- the ftsH gene encoding ATP-dependent zinc metalloprotease FtsH; translated protein: MNRFIRNSGFYLILFLVVVGIYQVINGGSEAADTPKYNEFRQELSANNVENLSIQFDGYAYQVTGQYVTPPAEKAKNFITYIPATDAAVQEIADASEANGIAMEAKPMKGDSIWLTLLTSFIPLILMFVLFFFLFNQAQGGGGKVMNFGKSRARLYNEEKKKVTFEDVAGADEEKQELVEVVEFLKDPRKFAAVGARIPKGVLLNGPPGTGKTLLARAVAGEAGVPFFSISGSDFVEMFVGVGASRVRDLFENAKKNAPCIIFIDEIDAVGRQRGAGLGGGHDEREQTLNQLLVEMDGFGANEGIIIIAATNRQDILDPALLRPGRFDRQITVDRPDVKGREAVLKVHARNKPLTKDVKMDVIAKRTTGFTGADLENLLNEAALLAARRNRKDISMREMDEAIDRVIVGTEKKSRVVSDREKRIVAFHEAGHTIVGYFLEHADMVHKVTIVPRGRAGGYVIMMPKEDRMLATKQELLDKVTGLLGGRVSEELFIGEIGTGAYSDFQQATSIVRSMVMEYGMSEKLGPLQFGNSQGQVFLGRDFGHEPNYSDSIAYEIDKEMHRMVTECYEKAKDLLTKYSKEVHLIAETLLERETLDLEDIKQLIENGVITEKEEGNTGGSSEGGEPIIDNVGDVKVRIQGKENNGGTPAEEIPNHVPNQPESESTPPTDPDNNKPTS